Proteins found in one Podarcis muralis chromosome 5, rPodMur119.hap1.1, whole genome shotgun sequence genomic segment:
- the GUCA1A gene encoding guanylyl cyclase-activating protein 1 translates to MGNMDGKSVEELSATECHQWYKKFMTECPSGQLTLHEFKQFFGLKNLTPASNEYIEQMFETFDFNKDGYIDFMEYVAALSLVLKGKVEQKLRWYFKLYDVDGNGCIDRDELLNIIKAIRTINPCNEVMTAEEFTNMVFDKIDINGDGELSLEEFMDGVQKDEVLLDILTRSLDLTHIVRMIQNDGKNPEEVAGAAE, encoded by the exons ATGGGGAACATGGATGGAAAGTCTGTTGAGGAACTGAGCGCTACCGAGTGCCACCAGTGGTACAAGAAGTTCATGACAGAGTGTCCCTCCGGTCAGCTGACCTTGCATGAGTTCAAGCAGTTTTTTGGCTTGAAAAACCTGACTCCAGCATCAAATGAATACATCGAGCAGATGTTTGAAACATTCGACTTTAATAAG GATGGCTACATTGATTTTATGGAGTATGTGGCAGCTCTAAGCTTGGTCCTGAAGGGAAAAGTGGAACAGAAGCTGAGATGGTACTTCAAACTGTATGATGTGGATGGAAACGGCTGTATTGACAGGGATGAGTTACTAAACATCATTAAG GCGATTCGCACCATCAACCCATGTAATGAAGTAATGACAGCTGAGGAATTCACAAACATGGTGTTTGATAAAATCGATATAAATGGAGATG GTGAGCTGTCTCTGGAGGAGTTCATGGACGGAGTACAGAAAGATGAGGTTCTACTTGACATCCTGACCCGTAGCCTGGACCTGACGCACATTGTTCGAATGATCCAGAATGATGGAAAGAATCCCGAGGAAGTGGCAGGAGCTGCTGAATAG